Proteins co-encoded in one Leptospira yasudae genomic window:
- the serB gene encoding phosphoserine phosphatase SerB — translation MLLILTQNPYEIRKELLLGIGGFASLKPEETFSLSSAPIRAQGEWSCIEWNVGRKLEASELIALRALFSKKNSDLLQIDSLLNPKEKSFFAFDMDSTLIRQEVIDELARLAGVYEEVASVTREAMEGNLDFHEALQKRCAHLKGLSSSIFSDLYNRLEPNVGVETLLRGLKEKKSRTAVFSGGFTDILELFQKDFGIDEIYANVLAREDGHLTGTVTGDIVDKNKKLEYLKTIRDREGIAHKQVVAVGDGANDALMLNEAGIGIGFHAKDGLKKLIVNWVDFAPMDVLLLLFS, via the coding sequence GTGCTTCTGATTCTGACTCAAAATCCGTACGAAATCCGAAAAGAACTCCTGTTGGGAATCGGGGGATTCGCGTCCCTCAAACCGGAGGAAACCTTTTCGCTTTCTTCGGCTCCCATCCGTGCGCAAGGCGAGTGGAGCTGCATCGAATGGAACGTCGGAAGAAAGCTGGAAGCGTCCGAGTTGATCGCCTTACGGGCGCTATTCTCAAAGAAGAATTCCGATCTTCTTCAGATCGATTCTCTCTTGAATCCGAAAGAGAAAAGTTTTTTTGCGTTCGATATGGATTCCACTTTGATCCGTCAGGAAGTGATCGACGAACTCGCAAGACTTGCGGGTGTTTACGAGGAAGTGGCTTCGGTAACCAGGGAAGCGATGGAAGGAAACCTGGACTTTCACGAAGCGCTTCAAAAAAGATGCGCGCATCTGAAAGGTTTGTCCTCTTCGATTTTTAGCGATCTTTATAACCGACTCGAGCCGAACGTAGGCGTTGAAACTCTTCTCCGAGGTCTCAAAGAGAAAAAGAGCAGAACCGCGGTTTTCTCCGGAGGGTTTACCGACATTCTCGAACTCTTTCAAAAGGACTTCGGAATCGACGAGATTTACGCGAACGTTCTCGCACGGGAAGACGGACATCTGACCGGAACGGTGACGGGCGACATCGTGGATAAAAACAAAAAGCTCGAATATCTAAAAACGATTCGCGACCGGGAAGGGATTGCACACAAACAAGTCGTCGCCGTCGGAGACGGAGCCAACGACGCGCTGATGTTGAACGAGGCGGGGATCGGAATCGGCTTTCACGCGAAGGACGGTTTGAAAAAGCTCATCGTCAATTGGGTGGATTTTGCGCCGATGGACGTTCTGTTACTTTTGTTTTCGTAA
- the bioA gene encoding adenosylmethionine--8-amino-7-oxononanoate transaminase, which produces MIWYPFTLQFEPDSPVKIVRAKEEFLYDEKGNSYIDAISSWWVSIHGHNHPKILQALKDQMDQLDHVLLAGFTHDPAENLAAELLRITEGLFQRVLYSDNGSTAVEIMIKLAYQYFQNIGETQRKTFIKFDTSYHGDTIGTMSVGGDSVFNRVFAGLLFPTKEFPTPNCSFCPVGKKPDSCAAECVNAVESYLEENPNSIAGIVLEPLIFGSGGMIFYKEEVLQKLERVAKRFGALMLVDEVFTGFGRTGALFAYQKAKIQPDLVAIAKGLSAGTAAVAVTLTTEKIHSAFVTPDPAKGFYHGHTMTGNPIACAAALASVTLFQEENRLDQVRNLEAKMKKGLKKIAEEFPNAIRDCRVLGAVGVLELEVGNESGYTYSGNKILKKKFLEKGVVLRPLGNVIYLTPPYIISDSSLEKVFAAIRETLSEISLGK; this is translated from the coding sequence ATGATCTGGTATCCTTTTACGCTTCAGTTCGAACCCGATTCTCCCGTAAAGATCGTAAGGGCGAAGGAAGAATTTCTGTATGACGAGAAGGGGAATTCTTACATTGACGCGATCTCTTCTTGGTGGGTGAGCATCCACGGACACAATCATCCGAAGATTCTGCAGGCGCTCAAAGATCAGATGGATCAACTCGATCACGTCCTGCTTGCCGGTTTTACGCACGATCCGGCGGAGAATCTCGCGGCCGAACTTTTACGAATTACGGAAGGGCTTTTTCAACGAGTGTTGTATTCGGACAACGGTTCGACCGCGGTGGAGATCATGATCAAACTCGCGTATCAGTATTTTCAGAACATTGGAGAAACGCAGAGAAAGACATTCATAAAGTTTGATACTTCATATCACGGAGATACGATCGGAACGATGAGCGTGGGCGGTGATTCCGTATTCAATCGGGTCTTTGCCGGACTTTTGTTTCCCACAAAAGAGTTTCCGACTCCGAATTGTAGCTTTTGTCCGGTCGGTAAAAAACCCGATTCCTGCGCGGCGGAATGCGTGAACGCGGTCGAATCGTATTTGGAAGAAAACCCGAATTCGATCGCAGGAATCGTACTCGAACCATTGATCTTCGGTTCCGGCGGAATGATCTTTTACAAGGAAGAAGTTCTCCAAAAACTCGAACGCGTCGCGAAACGATTCGGAGCCTTGATGTTGGTCGACGAAGTATTTACCGGTTTTGGAAGAACCGGTGCGCTTTTCGCATACCAAAAAGCGAAGATCCAACCCGATTTGGTGGCGATCGCAAAGGGTCTCAGCGCGGGAACGGCCGCAGTCGCCGTCACGCTGACGACCGAAAAAATTCATTCCGCATTCGTGACTCCCGATCCTGCAAAGGGATTTTATCACGGACATACGATGACCGGAAATCCGATCGCTTGCGCTGCGGCCCTGGCCTCGGTAACACTCTTTCAAGAGGAGAATCGACTCGATCAGGTTCGAAATCTCGAAGCCAAAATGAAGAAGGGACTGAAAAAAATCGCGGAGGAATTTCCGAACGCGATTCGGGATTGTCGCGTGTTGGGTGCGGTCGGAGTTCTGGAACTCGAGGTCGGAAACGAGAGCGGTTATACGTATTCGGGAAACAAAATTCTCAAGAAAAAGTTTTTGGAGAAGGGCGTCGTGCTTCGCCCCTTAGGGAACGTGATCTATCTTACGCCTCCGTATATCATTTCGGATTCTTCCCTGGAAAAAGTATTTGCGGCGATTCGGGAAACACTCTCCGAAATTTCTCTCGGGAAATAG
- a CDS encoding aminotransferase class I/II-fold pyridoxal phosphate-dependent enzyme, translated as MILNLSTFLRKVSPVLESLKRDFLFRTLEVPSGVDLSSNDYLALSKHPKLIQSIKEGLDLYGAGSGASRLVSGHRDSFELAERACSDWIGTETSLWVANGYAANLGLLSCIANAKAEIFTDRLNHASILDGVRLSGAEKTYYKHLNLNHLEELLRKSKRKEKIIVSETVFSMDGDLAPIEDLVYLKNRYEATLVLDDAHGIGVFGQKGEGRAAQILGKDKIREVDFITYTAGKSLGLEGAWIGTSQIGKDFLINKMRTFIYSTAPMPAIAHAVPTSVALVQSMETERKNLLEKAARLRELLNGKQYPKTSSQSQIVPVLFPSEESVLNAAEGCRKNGLHVKAIRPPTVDVPRLRISIHSDTTDAALEKLISLLPEF; from the coding sequence TTGATTCTGAACCTGTCCACGTTCCTTCGAAAAGTCTCTCCGGTTTTGGAATCCCTGAAAAGGGATTTCCTCTTTCGAACCCTGGAAGTTCCTTCCGGGGTCGATTTATCTTCCAACGATTACCTTGCACTTAGCAAACATCCGAAACTGATTCAAAGCATCAAAGAAGGTTTGGACTTATACGGAGCCGGATCGGGGGCTTCCCGTTTGGTCAGCGGACATAGGGATTCGTTCGAATTGGCAGAACGGGCTTGTTCGGATTGGATCGGAACCGAAACCTCTCTTTGGGTCGCCAATGGATACGCGGCCAATCTGGGACTTCTTTCCTGTATCGCAAACGCAAAGGCGGAGATTTTTACGGACCGTCTCAATCACGCTTCGATCTTGGACGGAGTCCGTTTGTCCGGTGCGGAAAAAACGTATTATAAACATCTAAATCTCAATCATCTCGAAGAACTTCTCCGGAAATCCAAACGAAAAGAGAAGATCATCGTAAGCGAAACCGTTTTCAGTATGGACGGAGATCTGGCTCCGATCGAAGATCTCGTATATTTAAAGAATCGATACGAAGCCACCTTGGTTTTGGACGACGCACACGGAATCGGCGTGTTCGGACAAAAAGGAGAAGGGCGGGCCGCTCAAATATTAGGAAAAGATAAAATTCGAGAAGTCGATTTTATCACGTATACGGCCGGAAAATCCTTAGGACTCGAAGGCGCCTGGATCGGAACCTCCCAAATCGGAAAAGATTTCCTGATCAACAAGATGCGCACGTTCATCTATTCTACGGCGCCTATGCCCGCGATCGCGCACGCGGTTCCCACTTCCGTTGCTCTCGTACAATCGATGGAAACGGAACGAAAGAACCTTTTGGAAAAGGCCGCACGATTGAGAGAACTTCTGAATGGGAAACAGTATCCGAAGACTTCTTCCCAATCGCAGATCGTTCCGGTTCTTTTTCCTTCGGAAGAATCCGTTTTGAATGCGGCGGAAGGTTGTAGAAAGAACGGGCTTCACGTAAAAGCGATTCGACCGCCTACGGTGGATGTGCCTCGTCTTCGAATCAGCATTCATTCGGATACGACCGATGCTGCATTAGAGAAATTGATTTCTCTTTTGCCGGAGTTTTGA
- the bioD gene encoding dethiobiotin synthase: MAIFIGATGTDVGKTLLSSLILGKYGKSLGLKYLKPVQTGDDSDRVTVMNLSGLHESFFLKNYYSFAFAGSPHYASELEGIEIDTDELSRHLYSVRDQRIVVEAAGGLLVPLTRKILTIELIRQSEIPLILAAPVSLGTINHTLLSVEAIQSRKIDLKGIYFLGVPDKTTEDNIRTITEWSGVPSLGTFFLKSKERISRERFQKECLTAFDPDELIKKVIV, translated from the coding sequence ATGGCGATTTTTATCGGAGCAACGGGAACCGATGTGGGGAAAACCTTGCTCAGTTCCCTCATTCTCGGGAAATACGGTAAGTCCTTGGGACTCAAGTATTTAAAACCCGTTCAAACCGGAGACGACAGCGACCGTGTCACCGTAATGAATCTGAGCGGGCTTCATGAAAGTTTCTTTTTAAAGAATTATTATTCCTTTGCGTTTGCGGGCTCGCCTCATTACGCATCCGAATTGGAAGGAATCGAAATCGATACGGACGAACTTTCCAGACATCTCTACAGCGTTCGGGACCAAAGAATCGTGGTCGAGGCCGCGGGCGGTCTGTTAGTTCCCCTGACTCGGAAAATTCTTACCATAGAACTCATCCGGCAATCCGAAATCCCGTTGATCTTGGCGGCGCCCGTTTCTTTGGGAACGATCAATCATACGCTTCTTAGCGTGGAAGCGATTCAGAGTCGAAAGATCGATTTGAAGGGAATTTACTTTCTCGGAGTTCCGGACAAAACCACCGAAGACAATATCCGAACGATTACGGAATGGAGCGGCGTTCCGTCCCTCGGAACCTTCTTTTTGAAATCGAAAGAACGCATCAGCAGAGAACGGTTTCAAAAGGAATGTTTGACCGCGTTCGATCCCGATGAACTGATTAAAAAAGTAATCGTATGA
- a CDS encoding GDSL-type esterase/lipase family protein, with the protein MVRYFSALSLLLFFSSCSILIKKSYTDYSSSNFECWAGVGYRSSEKFAQYRSLWSTMRNIYREDNQRIKTANVVFVGNSLIQLFPNEILTREFPGAVNRGIGGDMTELLLERLDEDVIVLNPKAIVLEIGGNDLIQGKCLDGIESNLVRILDHLTKALPNTKIVVLGIPPVRTQSLNSVSPVINLSWVSIIQSYKNVVFLDTWQWLREKDRPALRQEFWLEQDKIHLNENAYKIWVQKLKPILQPYL; encoded by the coding sequence TTGGTAAGGTACTTCTCCGCTCTTTCCTTGCTTCTTTTCTTTTCTTCCTGTTCCATTCTGATCAAAAAATCATACACAGATTATTCCAGCTCTAACTTTGAATGTTGGGCTGGAGTCGGTTATCGATCCTCCGAAAAATTCGCTCAATACAGATCTCTTTGGTCCACGATGCGGAACATTTACCGCGAGGATAACCAAAGAATCAAAACCGCAAACGTAGTCTTTGTGGGCAACTCTCTGATTCAACTTTTTCCCAATGAAATTTTAACCCGAGAATTTCCAGGCGCAGTCAACCGCGGAATCGGCGGAGACATGACCGAACTTCTTCTGGAAAGATTGGATGAAGACGTGATCGTTTTAAATCCGAAGGCGATCGTACTCGAGATCGGAGGAAACGATCTCATTCAGGGAAAATGTTTGGATGGGATCGAATCCAATTTGGTAAGAATTCTAGATCATCTTACAAAGGCTCTTCCGAATACGAAAATCGTCGTTTTGGGAATTCCACCCGTTCGCACACAAAGTTTAAATAGCGTTTCTCCCGTAATCAATTTGTCCTGGGTGTCCATCATTCAGTCTTATAAAAACGTAGTTTTTTTGGACACTTGGCAATGGCTTCGGGAAAAGGACCGACCGGCGCTGCGTCAGGAATTTTGGCTGGAACAAGACAAGATTCATTTGAACGAAAACGCGTATAAAATCTGGGTTCAAAAATTAAAGCCGATCCTTCAGCCGTATCTTTAA
- the bioB gene encoding biotin synthase BioB — protein MSATLKTAEKIFSEVPSVITKEEGFEILNGSVPLTSVLDRAFQERNRYFGNKVRIHILDNIKNGYCPEDCGYCAQRKNANSGVQEYPMKSEEEIYEDAVKAKENGAYRFCMVTSGTGPNRPTTERLANTIRKITDELGMKVCLSAGLLDEDKAQLLKAAGLDRYNHNLNTSENHYPEICDTHTYAQRAETLGSVSKAGIGMCSGVIVGMGETLRDIVDVAFELKSFRVISIPVNFFIPVKGHAIKNPSVLTPELCVRILSVFRLVNPDSEIRIAAGREGHLRSLSATALFAANSLFSAGYLNVKGSEMTETISMIRDAGFVPELADGGILPEDSETESLYAEKNFPDLYKFKKD, from the coding sequence ATGTCCGCAACACTCAAAACAGCAGAAAAAATATTCTCCGAAGTTCCGAGCGTCATTACAAAGGAAGAAGGTTTCGAAATTCTAAACGGTTCCGTTCCCTTGACGTCCGTTTTAGACAGAGCGTTTCAGGAAAGAAACCGCTATTTCGGAAACAAAGTTAGAATTCATATCTTAGATAATATTAAAAACGGTTATTGCCCCGAAGACTGCGGCTACTGCGCGCAAAGAAAGAATGCAAACTCAGGAGTTCAGGAATATCCGATGAAGTCCGAGGAAGAAATCTACGAGGACGCGGTCAAAGCCAAAGAAAACGGAGCGTATCGTTTCTGTATGGTGACTTCCGGAACCGGACCGAATCGCCCGACCACCGAAAGACTTGCGAATACGATCCGCAAAATCACCGACGAACTCGGGATGAAGGTTTGCCTTTCCGCGGGACTTCTGGACGAGGACAAAGCCCAGCTTCTGAAAGCGGCGGGACTCGATCGCTACAATCACAATCTGAACACTTCCGAAAATCATTATCCCGAAATTTGCGATACGCATACATACGCGCAGAGAGCGGAAACCTTAGGTTCCGTTTCCAAAGCCGGAATCGGAATGTGCAGCGGGGTCATCGTAGGAATGGGAGAAACTCTCCGTGACATCGTGGACGTTGCGTTTGAACTCAAGTCCTTCCGAGTGATTTCGATTCCCGTGAATTTCTTCATTCCCGTCAAAGGACACGCGATCAAAAATCCGAGCGTTTTGACTCCGGAACTCTGCGTGAGAATTCTTTCGGTATTCCGATTGGTGAATCCGGACTCCGAGATCCGAATCGCTGCGGGGAGAGAAGGCCACTTGAGAAGTCTTTCTGCGACCGCTCTTTTTGCCGCAAACTCTTTGTTCTCCGCGGGTTATCTGAACGTGAAGGGCTCCGAAATGACGGAAACGATCTCCATGATTCGAGACGCGGGTTTTGTACCGGAACTTGCAGACGGAGGAATTTTGCCGGAGGACTCGGAAACCGAATCTCTCTATGCTGAGAAAAATTTCCCGGATCTGTACAAATTCAAAAAAGATTGA